In Thunnus maccoyii chromosome 3, fThuMac1.1, whole genome shotgun sequence, the following proteins share a genomic window:
- the per3 gene encoding period circadian protein homolog 3 isoform X1 — MCDQSAEMPGGDSSPDGEEPALPSATEGGGEERTSSGQQDRGAQSERLGGEESGGSGGEVGQEDEEMTSGSHDLSSSANHSPGSAIGSTSVSTKSEHADGGKEQAHREVMTTVAEMKKRLPSDKRSRSKASTVEALHYALNCVKQVQANSEYYKLLMKNQDERRDATVCTLEELERVISEHTLKNTDSFVVVFALSSGRVLYASEQAPSILCCKRKFLESAKFVELLFHQDVNVFYSHTAQPHLPPWSNSHTAGVLFDCAQVKSFFCRIRGGKDREGEMRYNPFRITPYLLKVQGTGSSGEEEEPCCLALAERIISGYEAPRIPMDKRIFTTTHSPGCVFLEVDDRAVPLLGYLPQDLIGTSLLTCIHPEDRPLMLSMHRKVLKYAGQPPFEHSPVRLRCQNGDYITLDTSWSSFINPWSRKVAFIIGRHKVRTSPLNEDVFAARTKEYFPVTHEEIKDLQAKIYKLFLQPVHNNGSSGYGSLGSNGSHEHYISVASSSDSNGNLWEDSHREPMTLHQICADVNSFKSWGQRAYREPSHKIALLGKPATARQPPTASNPEIRDHEEGRKQTHIPSYQQINCVDNIIRYLESCTGPALKRKSDSHSLATSSSSSSTSEDDKPAGATDTAQASSDVSPLCAVVVLDSEVSVGPTAAAAAVVGAPLTDITMSTKAMSVVSVTSQCSYSSTIVHVPQPESEATALEDAPMGSEPTDAAPTPVRTALSPATEERRFVGLTKEVLSAHTQKEEQEYVDRFRHRILQSPYSSYLQLDNSSHHSHHRGDHLRPVSAAGWNRSRRGKPRHKRPKPQGSSDSYASPAGPPRHVPDSSWPSSESSQPQMGSPYNQASPLQGPFFPMMATQPGPQQPPTPQQLPGATPVVLQPPDQTQLSYNFNLMQSTQNLSGMQPIQMEPIQNLQNIQNFHNLQAMTSAQSVNPYMAPVMAVILPNYPTFTPGYPSIYPPSAPSFLPQAPITMTGFAPGSVPFAQPQFQCQPGPLAQTSPGPLLCSPRASSSVGEEEEAAEPRALFSSSRSSSPLQLNLLQEELPKPSEGQSSTGHNHAESLHEQHTNEGDAPSDSGNHDAQSTTSELLDLLLQEDARSGTGSNASGSGSGESGGSLGSGSGSNGTSTSHTGSSNSSKYFASNDSSDTSRKARKSQEAPAEHQHSFDTRVENSLWSMIQHTPERVMMTYQIHTRDQNEVLAEDREKLRVLQPLQPWFSQEQKQELAEVHPWIQQHTIPQEIDTQGCVSCNSSAGVAHSPHPPAPDSSSPLESPQQDSMAPGVDT; from the exons ATGTGTGACCAAAGTGCAGAGATGCCAGGAGGGGACAGCAGTCCAGATGGGGAGGAGCCTGCGTTACCGTCAGCCACAGAaggtggaggggaggagaggacgTCATCAGGGCAGCAGGACAGAGGGGCGCAGTCTGAGCGCCTTGGgggagaggagagtggaggtTCAGGTGGAGAGGTGGGGCAGGAAGATGAGGAGATGACGAGCGGATCACATGACCTCTCCTCCTCAGCCAATCATAGCCCTGGCAGCGCCATAGGATCCACCTCAGTCTCCACCAAGAG tgaGCATGCAGATGGTGGAAAAGAGCAGGCCCACAGAGAGGTGATGACCACAGTGGCTGAGATGAAGAAGAGGCTTCCATCAGACAAACGCAGCCGCAGCAAAGCGAGCACTGTGGAGGCCTTACATTATGCACTCAACTGCGTCAAGCAAGTGCAAG CCAATAGTGAGTACTACAAACTGCTGATGAAAAACcaggatgagaggagagacGCCACTGTTTGCACCCTGGAAGAGTTGGAGAGAGTCATCTCTGAACACACCCTTAAAAACACg GACTCCTTCGTGGTGGTTTTCGCGCTGTCGAGCGGCCGTGTGCTGTATGCGTCGGAGCAGGCTCCCAGTATCCTGTGCTGCAAGAGGAAGTTCCTGGAGTCGGCCAAGTTTGTGGAGCTGCTCTTCCACCAAGATGTTAATGTCTTCTACTCACACACAGCGCAGCCGCATCTGCCACCCTGGAGCAACTCACACACAG CTGGCGTTTTGTTTGACTGTGCCCAGGTCAAGTCTTTCTTCTGCAGAATCAG GGGCGGGAAGGACCGCGAGGGTGAGATGCGTTATAACCCGTTTCGGATCACACCCTACCTGCTGAAGGTGCAGGGAACAGGAAGCagtggtgaggaggaggagccgTGTTGCCTGGCGCTTGCTGAACGCATCATCTCCGGATATGAGg CACCTCGGATTCCCATGGACAAGCGCATCTTCACCACCACACACTCCCCTGGCTGTGTGTTCCTGGAAGTGGATGACAG GGCTGTGCCATTGCTAGGATACCTTCCTCAAGATCTGATTGGCACGTCGTTGCTGACTTGTATTCACCCAGAGGACCGCCCCCTCATGCTGTCTATGCACCGGAAAG TGTTGAAGTATGCAGGCCAGCCTCCGTTTGAGCACTCGCCGGTGCGTCTGCGCTGTCAAAATGGAGACTACATCACCTTGGACACCAGCTGGTCTAGCTTCATCAACCCTTGGAGCCGCAAGGTGGCCTTCATCATCGGACGACATAAAGTCAGGAC GAGTCCACTGAATGAGGATGTGTTTGCTGCTCGGACTAAGGAGTATTTCCCAGTCACccatgaagaaataaaagatcTGCAAGCCAAGATCTATAAGCTCTTCCTGCAG CCGGTCCATAACAATGGTTCCAGTGGTTACGGGAGTTTGGGAAGCAACGGCTCTCATGAGCATTATATCAGTGTAGCTTCCTCAAGTGACAGTAATGGTAACCTGTGGGAGGACTCACACCGGGAACCG aTGACTCTGCACCAAATCTGTGCTGATGTGAACAGTTTCAAGAGTTGGGGTCAGCGGGCATATCGGGAGCCCAGCCACAAAATTGCTCTTCTTGGCAAACCAGCCACAG CACGTCAGCCCCCCACAGCCTCAAACCCTGAGATCCGAGATCATGAAGAGGGCAGgaagcaaacacacattccCTCCTACCAGCAGATCAATTGTGTGGACAACATCATCAG ATATTTGGAGAGCTGTACAGGTCCAGCCCTTAAACGGAAGAGTGACTCTCATTCCTTGGccacctcttcttcctcatcctctaCCTCAGAAGATGACAAGCCTGCCGGAGCCACCGACACAGCTCAGGCCAGCTCAGATG TCTCTCCTTTGTGTGCAGTGGTGGTGTTGGACAGTGAGGTGTCAGTGGGccctacagcagcagcagcagcagtagttgGAGCGCCTCTGACAGACATCACCATGTCCACCAAGGCCATGAGTGTGGTATCTGTCACCAGCCAGTGTTCATACAGCAGCACCATCGTCCATGTCCCCCAGCCTGAATCAG AGGCCACGGCACTGGAGGATGCCCCGATGGGCAGTGAGCCCACTGATGCTGCTCCGACACCTGTTCGTACAGCCCTGAGTCCTGCCACAGAAGAGCGAAGGTTTGTAGGTCTCACCAAGGAGGTACTATCAGCTCACACCCAGAAGGAGGAGCAAGAGTATGTGGATCGATTCCGCCATCGCATCCTCCAGAGCCCCTACAGTTCCTATCTGCAGCTGGACAACAGCTCCCATCACTCCCATCACCGAG GTGACCACTTACGTCCAGTGAGCGCTGCTGGGTGGAACCGCTCTCGGAGAGGAAAGCCCAGACACAAGCGGCCCAAACCCCAGGGCTCCTCAGACAGCTATGCCTCCCCGGCTGGCCCGCCTCGCCATGTTCCTGACTCCTCCTGGCCCTCCTCAGAGTCCTCCCAGCCCCAGATGGGTTCGCCCTACAACCAGGCATCCCCACTCCAAGGGCCATTCTTCCCCATGATGGCGACTCAACCTGGCCCACAGCAACCACCCACACCACAGCAGCTGCCTGGAGCCACTCCTGTGGTGCTGCAGCCTCCTGACCAAACCCAGCTCAGCTACAACTTCAACCTCATGCAGTCTACTCAAAACCTGTCAGGCATGCAACCAATCCAGATGGAGCCCATCCAGAATCTGCAGAATATCCAAAACTTCCACAACCTGCAGGCCATGACTTCAGCCCAGAGCGTCAACCCTTACATGGCTCCAGTCATGGCTGTCATCCTGCCCAACTACCCAACTTTCACTCCAGGTTATCCGTCCATTTACCCACCGTCCGCCCCTTCTTTTCTGCCCCAGGCACCCATCACCATGACAGGATTTGCCCCAGGCAGTGTCCCCTTCGCTCAGCCCCAGTTCCAATGCCAGCCTGGCCCCCTTGCTCAGACCTCCCCAGGCCCTCTGCTTTGCTCACCCAGAGCCAGCTCCTCTGttggggaagaggaggaggcggcTGAGCCCCGGGCTTTATTCTCCAGCTCTCGCTCGAGTTCTCCACTTCAGCTCAACTTGCTGCAGGAGGAGCTGCCCAAGCCGAGTGAAGGGCAGAGCAGCACCGGGCACAACCATGCTGAGAGCCTCCATGAACAACACACCAACGAG GGTGACGCCCCCAGTGATTCTGGGAACCATGATGCCCAGTCGACAACCAGCGAGCTGCTTGacctgctgctgcaggaggatGCCAGGTCTGGGACCGGCTCAAATGCCTCAGGGTCCGGGTCAGGGGAGTCTGGAGGCTCACTGGGATCTGGATCTGGCTCCAATGGAACCTCAACCTCGCACACCG gcagcagcaacagcagcaaataCTTTGCCAGCAATGATTCATCAGACACATCACGCAAAGCCCGCAAGAGCCAGGAAGCACCGGCAGAGCACCAACACAGCTTTGACACTCGGGTGGAGAACTCGCTGTGGAGCATGATCCAGCACACGCCTGAACGCGTCATGATGACGTACCAGATCCACACcag gGACCAGAATGAGGTGCTGGCAGAGGACCGGGAGAAGCTGCGGGTGCTTCAGCCCCTCCAGCCCTGGTTCAGCCAGGAGCAGAAACAGGAGCTGGCTGAGGTTCATCCCTGGATCCAACAGCACACTATCCCACAGGAGATTGACACACAG GGTTGTGTGAGCTGCAACTCAAGTGCAGGGGTGGCCCACTCCCCTCACCCTCCGGCCCCCGACAGCTCGTCCCCTCTGGAGAGCCCTCAGCAGGACTCAATGGCACCCGGGGTGGACACTTGA
- the LOC121893572 gene encoding matrix remodeling-associated protein 8-like: protein MKPAREDIVFQALLLIHIPVACFFTAVSGQSDSSSSVVVAGYNVSAPAGSRVVLQCVSGRMVWTRDGVRDRQRVLHWDLYRDRPDYAMERVVDMFSAGDQRIYNSYNMGRVSLSKKAFKDGNFSLVIKDVTMNDRGLYSCNLHHLYCHLYETVRVQLNVTKSRRKEQRFWDGQKAVFVVLLGSTVVLPCVNRRNVWTDWSDEEEDQQVVHWDRQSPGIRHDRADRLVDLYASGEQRSYGPLFLQRKMNISNQAFSEGDFSLSISDLQPTDQGLYSCHLHHHYCGLHERREFMVTVEAPVIQTTQPARALPSEDKDSTKVESPRVINVILPDQRHHFLLPLGYVLTSFLLLAFIILIIILITRRRKTKEFYPQPSIRSSRSHSSSDDFEMDVAEVRVCAREPEERGFDYKNNLLKEKVHMNTQPKVIDLDKEMQKFSK, encoded by the exons ATGAAGCCTGCAAGGGAGGACATCGTTTTCCAGGCTCTCCTCTTGATCCACA TCCCCGTGGCCTGCTTCTTCACTGCAG TGTCAGgccagtctgacagcagcagcagtgtggtgGTGGCAGGGTATAATGTGAGCGCCCCTGCCGGATCCAGGGTGGTGCTACAGTGTGTGAGCGGCCGCATGGTGTGGACCAGGGACGGGGTGAGGGACAGACAGAGGGTGCTCCACTGGGACCTGTACCGGGACCGTCCAGACTACGCCATGGAGAGGGTGGTGGACATGTTCTCTGCGGGGGACCAGAGGATCTACAACTCCTACAACATGGGCAGGGTCAGCCTCAGCAAAAAGGCCTTCAAGGATGGAAACTTCTCCCTGGTCATCAAAG ATGTTACGATGAATGACAGAGGTCTGTACTCTTGTAACCTCCACCATCTCTACTGCCACCTGTACGAGACAGTCAGAGTACAACTCAACGTCACGAAATCAC gTCGTAAAGAGCAGCGCTTCTGGGATGGACAGAAGGCGGTGTTCGTGGTACTGCTTGGAAGCACCGTGGTGCTGCCGTGTGTCAACAGACGAAATGTGTGGACGGACTGGAGCGACGAGGAGGAGGACCAGCAG GTGGTCCACTGGGACCGCCAGTCCCCAGGAATCCGCCATGACCGTGCTGACCGGCTGGTGGACCTGTACGCCTCAGGGGAGCAGCGCAGCTACGGACCCCTGTTCCTCCAGAGGAAGATGAACATCAGCAATCAAGCCTTCTCAGAGGGAGACTTCTCACTCAGCATATCTGATCTGCAG cccACAGATCAGGGGTTGTATTCGTGCCACCTCCACCATCATTACTGTGGTCTACACGAGAGAAGAGAGTTCATGGTCACAGTGGAGGCACCAGTGATTCAGACCACCCAGCCTGCTAGAGCACTACCCAGTGAAGACAAAg ACTCCACAAAGGTTGAGTCACCGCGAGTCATCAACGTCATTCTGCCAGACCAGAGACATCACTTTCTCCTGCCTCTGGGCTATGTCCtcacctccttcctcctcctggcattcatcatcctcatcatcatcctcatcacaCGCAGACGTAAAACCAAAG agTTTTATCCACAGCCATCTATTAG GTCTAGCAGAAGTCATAGCAGCTCAGATGATTTTGAGATGGATGTCGCAGAGGTGAGGGTGTGCGCTCGTGAGCCGGAGGAGAGAGGATTCG ACTACAAGAACAACCTGCTGAAAGAGAAGGTCCACATGAACACTCAGCCTAAAGTCATTGATCTTGATAAAG AGATGCAGAAATTTTCTAAgtga
- the per3 gene encoding period circadian protein homolog 3 isoform X2, translated as MCDQSAEMPGGDSSPDGEEPALPSATEGGGEERTSSGQQDRGAQSERLGGEESGGSGGEVGQEDEEMTSGSHDLSSSANHSPGSAIGSTSVSTKSEHADGGKEQAHREVMTTVAEMKKRLPSDKRSRSKASTVEALHYALNCVKQVQANSEYYKLLMKNQDERRDATVCTLEELERVISEHTLKNTDSFVVVFALSSGRVLYASEQAPSILCCKRKFLESAKFVELLFHQDVNVFYSHTAQPHLPPWSNSHTAGVLFDCAQVKSFFCRIRGGKDREGEMRYNPFRITPYLLKVQGTGSSGEEEEPCCLALAERIISGYEAPRIPMDKRIFTTTHSPGCVFLEVDDRAVPLLGYLPQDLIGTSLLTCIHPEDRPLMLSMHRKVLKYAGQPPFEHSPVRLRCQNGDYITLDTSWSSFINPWSRKVAFIIGRHKVRTSPLNEDVFAARTKEYFPVTHEEIKDLQAKIYKLFLQPVHNNGSSGYGSLGSNGSHEHYISVASSSDSNGNLWEDSHREPMTLHQICADVNSFKSWGQRAYREPSHKIALLGKPATARQPPTASNPEIRDHEEGRKQTHIPSYQQINCVDNIIRYLESCTGPALKRKSDSHSLATSSSSSSTSEDDKPAGATDTAQASSDVVVLDSEVSVGPTAAAAAVVGAPLTDITMSTKAMSVVSVTSQCSYSSTIVHVPQPESEATALEDAPMGSEPTDAAPTPVRTALSPATEERRFVGLTKEVLSAHTQKEEQEYVDRFRHRILQSPYSSYLQLDNSSHHSHHRGDHLRPVSAAGWNRSRRGKPRHKRPKPQGSSDSYASPAGPPRHVPDSSWPSSESSQPQMGSPYNQASPLQGPFFPMMATQPGPQQPPTPQQLPGATPVVLQPPDQTQLSYNFNLMQSTQNLSGMQPIQMEPIQNLQNIQNFHNLQAMTSAQSVNPYMAPVMAVILPNYPTFTPGYPSIYPPSAPSFLPQAPITMTGFAPGSVPFAQPQFQCQPGPLAQTSPGPLLCSPRASSSVGEEEEAAEPRALFSSSRSSSPLQLNLLQEELPKPSEGQSSTGHNHAESLHEQHTNEGDAPSDSGNHDAQSTTSELLDLLLQEDARSGTGSNASGSGSGESGGSLGSGSGSNGTSTSHTGSSNSSKYFASNDSSDTSRKARKSQEAPAEHQHSFDTRVENSLWSMIQHTPERVMMTYQIHTRDQNEVLAEDREKLRVLQPLQPWFSQEQKQELAEVHPWIQQHTIPQEIDTQGCVSCNSSAGVAHSPHPPAPDSSSPLESPQQDSMAPGVDT; from the exons ATGTGTGACCAAAGTGCAGAGATGCCAGGAGGGGACAGCAGTCCAGATGGGGAGGAGCCTGCGTTACCGTCAGCCACAGAaggtggaggggaggagaggacgTCATCAGGGCAGCAGGACAGAGGGGCGCAGTCTGAGCGCCTTGGgggagaggagagtggaggtTCAGGTGGAGAGGTGGGGCAGGAAGATGAGGAGATGACGAGCGGATCACATGACCTCTCCTCCTCAGCCAATCATAGCCCTGGCAGCGCCATAGGATCCACCTCAGTCTCCACCAAGAG tgaGCATGCAGATGGTGGAAAAGAGCAGGCCCACAGAGAGGTGATGACCACAGTGGCTGAGATGAAGAAGAGGCTTCCATCAGACAAACGCAGCCGCAGCAAAGCGAGCACTGTGGAGGCCTTACATTATGCACTCAACTGCGTCAAGCAAGTGCAAG CCAATAGTGAGTACTACAAACTGCTGATGAAAAACcaggatgagaggagagacGCCACTGTTTGCACCCTGGAAGAGTTGGAGAGAGTCATCTCTGAACACACCCTTAAAAACACg GACTCCTTCGTGGTGGTTTTCGCGCTGTCGAGCGGCCGTGTGCTGTATGCGTCGGAGCAGGCTCCCAGTATCCTGTGCTGCAAGAGGAAGTTCCTGGAGTCGGCCAAGTTTGTGGAGCTGCTCTTCCACCAAGATGTTAATGTCTTCTACTCACACACAGCGCAGCCGCATCTGCCACCCTGGAGCAACTCACACACAG CTGGCGTTTTGTTTGACTGTGCCCAGGTCAAGTCTTTCTTCTGCAGAATCAG GGGCGGGAAGGACCGCGAGGGTGAGATGCGTTATAACCCGTTTCGGATCACACCCTACCTGCTGAAGGTGCAGGGAACAGGAAGCagtggtgaggaggaggagccgTGTTGCCTGGCGCTTGCTGAACGCATCATCTCCGGATATGAGg CACCTCGGATTCCCATGGACAAGCGCATCTTCACCACCACACACTCCCCTGGCTGTGTGTTCCTGGAAGTGGATGACAG GGCTGTGCCATTGCTAGGATACCTTCCTCAAGATCTGATTGGCACGTCGTTGCTGACTTGTATTCACCCAGAGGACCGCCCCCTCATGCTGTCTATGCACCGGAAAG TGTTGAAGTATGCAGGCCAGCCTCCGTTTGAGCACTCGCCGGTGCGTCTGCGCTGTCAAAATGGAGACTACATCACCTTGGACACCAGCTGGTCTAGCTTCATCAACCCTTGGAGCCGCAAGGTGGCCTTCATCATCGGACGACATAAAGTCAGGAC GAGTCCACTGAATGAGGATGTGTTTGCTGCTCGGACTAAGGAGTATTTCCCAGTCACccatgaagaaataaaagatcTGCAAGCCAAGATCTATAAGCTCTTCCTGCAG CCGGTCCATAACAATGGTTCCAGTGGTTACGGGAGTTTGGGAAGCAACGGCTCTCATGAGCATTATATCAGTGTAGCTTCCTCAAGTGACAGTAATGGTAACCTGTGGGAGGACTCACACCGGGAACCG aTGACTCTGCACCAAATCTGTGCTGATGTGAACAGTTTCAAGAGTTGGGGTCAGCGGGCATATCGGGAGCCCAGCCACAAAATTGCTCTTCTTGGCAAACCAGCCACAG CACGTCAGCCCCCCACAGCCTCAAACCCTGAGATCCGAGATCATGAAGAGGGCAGgaagcaaacacacattccCTCCTACCAGCAGATCAATTGTGTGGACAACATCATCAG ATATTTGGAGAGCTGTACAGGTCCAGCCCTTAAACGGAAGAGTGACTCTCATTCCTTGGccacctcttcttcctcatcctctaCCTCAGAAGATGACAAGCCTGCCGGAGCCACCGACACAGCTCAGGCCAGCTCAGATG TGGTGGTGTTGGACAGTGAGGTGTCAGTGGGccctacagcagcagcagcagcagtagttgGAGCGCCTCTGACAGACATCACCATGTCCACCAAGGCCATGAGTGTGGTATCTGTCACCAGCCAGTGTTCATACAGCAGCACCATCGTCCATGTCCCCCAGCCTGAATCAG AGGCCACGGCACTGGAGGATGCCCCGATGGGCAGTGAGCCCACTGATGCTGCTCCGACACCTGTTCGTACAGCCCTGAGTCCTGCCACAGAAGAGCGAAGGTTTGTAGGTCTCACCAAGGAGGTACTATCAGCTCACACCCAGAAGGAGGAGCAAGAGTATGTGGATCGATTCCGCCATCGCATCCTCCAGAGCCCCTACAGTTCCTATCTGCAGCTGGACAACAGCTCCCATCACTCCCATCACCGAG GTGACCACTTACGTCCAGTGAGCGCTGCTGGGTGGAACCGCTCTCGGAGAGGAAAGCCCAGACACAAGCGGCCCAAACCCCAGGGCTCCTCAGACAGCTATGCCTCCCCGGCTGGCCCGCCTCGCCATGTTCCTGACTCCTCCTGGCCCTCCTCAGAGTCCTCCCAGCCCCAGATGGGTTCGCCCTACAACCAGGCATCCCCACTCCAAGGGCCATTCTTCCCCATGATGGCGACTCAACCTGGCCCACAGCAACCACCCACACCACAGCAGCTGCCTGGAGCCACTCCTGTGGTGCTGCAGCCTCCTGACCAAACCCAGCTCAGCTACAACTTCAACCTCATGCAGTCTACTCAAAACCTGTCAGGCATGCAACCAATCCAGATGGAGCCCATCCAGAATCTGCAGAATATCCAAAACTTCCACAACCTGCAGGCCATGACTTCAGCCCAGAGCGTCAACCCTTACATGGCTCCAGTCATGGCTGTCATCCTGCCCAACTACCCAACTTTCACTCCAGGTTATCCGTCCATTTACCCACCGTCCGCCCCTTCTTTTCTGCCCCAGGCACCCATCACCATGACAGGATTTGCCCCAGGCAGTGTCCCCTTCGCTCAGCCCCAGTTCCAATGCCAGCCTGGCCCCCTTGCTCAGACCTCCCCAGGCCCTCTGCTTTGCTCACCCAGAGCCAGCTCCTCTGttggggaagaggaggaggcggcTGAGCCCCGGGCTTTATTCTCCAGCTCTCGCTCGAGTTCTCCACTTCAGCTCAACTTGCTGCAGGAGGAGCTGCCCAAGCCGAGTGAAGGGCAGAGCAGCACCGGGCACAACCATGCTGAGAGCCTCCATGAACAACACACCAACGAG GGTGACGCCCCCAGTGATTCTGGGAACCATGATGCCCAGTCGACAACCAGCGAGCTGCTTGacctgctgctgcaggaggatGCCAGGTCTGGGACCGGCTCAAATGCCTCAGGGTCCGGGTCAGGGGAGTCTGGAGGCTCACTGGGATCTGGATCTGGCTCCAATGGAACCTCAACCTCGCACACCG gcagcagcaacagcagcaaataCTTTGCCAGCAATGATTCATCAGACACATCACGCAAAGCCCGCAAGAGCCAGGAAGCACCGGCAGAGCACCAACACAGCTTTGACACTCGGGTGGAGAACTCGCTGTGGAGCATGATCCAGCACACGCCTGAACGCGTCATGATGACGTACCAGATCCACACcag gGACCAGAATGAGGTGCTGGCAGAGGACCGGGAGAAGCTGCGGGTGCTTCAGCCCCTCCAGCCCTGGTTCAGCCAGGAGCAGAAACAGGAGCTGGCTGAGGTTCATCCCTGGATCCAACAGCACACTATCCCACAGGAGATTGACACACAG GGTTGTGTGAGCTGCAACTCAAGTGCAGGGGTGGCCCACTCCCCTCACCCTCCGGCCCCCGACAGCTCGTCCCCTCTGGAGAGCCCTCAGCAGGACTCAATGGCACCCGGGGTGGACACTTGA